A part of Pseudoalteromonas arctica A 37-1-2 genomic DNA contains:
- the gloA gene encoding lactoylglutathione lyase — translation MRLLHTMLRVADLDKSIAFYTEVLGMKELRRADNSEYRYTLAFIGYGDEADNTVLELTYNWDEDSYDLGNAYGHIAIEFDDIYKTCADIKAAGGNVSREPGPVKGGTTEIAFVKDPDGYSIELIQKKDDMSKF, via the coding sequence ATGCGTTTATTACATACTATGCTGCGTGTAGCGGATTTAGACAAATCAATTGCTTTTTATACTGAAGTATTAGGTATGAAAGAATTACGCAGAGCTGATAACAGTGAATACAGATACACTCTTGCCTTTATTGGATATGGCGACGAAGCAGATAATACAGTATTAGAGTTAACTTATAACTGGGACGAGGATAGCTACGACCTGGGTAATGCTTATGGCCATATAGCCATTGAATTTGATGATATTTACAAAACATGTGCTGATATTAAAGCAGCCGGTGGTAATGTTAGTCGTGAACCTGGACCAGTAAAAGGCGGCACTACTGAAATTGCTTTTGTAAAAGACCCTGATGGTTATTCAATAGAACTTATTCAGAAAAAAGATGACATGAGTAAATTTTAA